TACTTCGCCGAGGTCGAGAAGCGCGCCTTCGCCCGCCCCGGAGAGGTCAAAGGTGGTCCGGTAAACCGCCTCGCCGGAGAAGTACTTGATGGCCGGATCGCTGTGCGTGTGCCAGGAAACAAGCTCCTTGAAGGTCTCCTTCCCACCGGGGAACTCGACTTTCCACGGCCCGGTGATTTGCGTGAGGACTGTTTCGGCCGCGGGGGCGGGGGCGGCTGTCCGGCTTTCCTTGGCCGGTTTCTGGAAGACGACAAAGACGGAGCCGTGCATGTCGAAATGAATGGGCACGTCCACGCGGCCGTCGGCAAGGGTGAAAGCCGGGGCTTCTCCGATGCGGCCGGTTTCGGGCCACCACAGTTCGGGTAGACGGCTGTCCACACGGAAGGAAATGGTTTCGCTCCGCGCCTCCGGGGTCTGGTTCGTGAGGAAATAGACGTCCCGGTCACCGTCCCGGCGGTGCTTCCACAGAAAACCGTCCGGGCAGACCACATCGGGCGTCAGCCCCAGTTGCGCAAAGGCCGCATCGAGACTGTCGCCGCTCATCACCTTTCCGCCGCCCCAAAGCTCGGCGGCCAGTCCCGCCACCTCCGCGTCGCAGGCCGGATAGTTCTCCAGGCTGGGGGAGCGCTCGGGCGCGGGCCCGAAGACCGCACCGCCCGCTGCGGCGAGCTCCTTGATTTTCTTCAGCAGCGCGGGCCGCATGGTCTTCGACTCCGGCAGGACAAGCAGCCGGTAACTCATGCCGTCGGGCAGGACAAAGCGCCCGTCGCGGACTTCAAGGCGGTGCTCGATCACATCCGCGTTGATGTAGTCATAGTCATGCCCGGCGGGCAGTGCCGGCCTGCGCTCACCGGCCATTTTCGGCGCGTCCTCGCCGATGAAATAGGCCACGTCGGCGACGTGCAGGCCCGACTGGAGCATCACGGTGCTGCGGCGCAGGTAATCCACCCAGGGCTGCATGCGGTTGAACCAGGTGTTGTGCCGGTTGAACTCCGTGCCGAACCACGCGTTGATGCCCGGTTTCTTGTCCTCCCAGGGCTGGTGGATGTTCACGTGCAGCACGAACTGGTTAATGCCCTCGCAGAAGGCCCAGTCGCCGCGGGCCTTCAGGTCGCGGGGCGCGTTGGCGAACGCGGGACCGCCCGTGAAGGCCTCGGCCCAGACCACGGGCTTGCCGTAGATGTGCGCCGCCGAGGCCGCGTCGCGCAGTTCGATGGTGCCCAGGTCGCCGGTGACCCAGAACTCGCCGCTGATTTCGTCGCACGCGCCACCGTACTGGAGGAACTCGCCGGGGAATCCCCAGTGGCCGTAGTTTTCAAGCCACATTTTCAGGCCCTGAGCGTTGCAGAGCTCGCTGAGGCCGCCGACATACTCGTCCGACACCATGTCGGCCACGAGCCTGCGCAGGTCCCACAGGAACCGGTCGGTCTGCGCGGTGCCGCCGACAACCCGGCCCGTCAGCGCGGGCAGCCATTTCACCGGGTCATAGCCGTAGCGCGCCTGGAAGCGTTCCGCGAAACCGTCCGTCCAGTTCTGGGGGCCCATCTCGTAGCTGTCCGCCACCACATACTTCAGGGCGGTGCGTTCCTCAGGCGGCATGCGGTCCAGAAGATTGCCCACATAGGCGTCAAAGTGGGTCTTGAGGGCGGCGCGGCTCATCTTGTCCACTTCGAGGCCCGTGGCCTCCGGCGGGGATGGGGCGTTTTTCGTGCCTGTCGGCGCCATGACCGCGCGTAGCACCAGCCAGTCCCCTTCGGGCACGTCCCAGACCAGGGTGCCGTCCTCCCGCATCATGCCGCCGAGATCGAGGACCGCGCCCGCGTCCACCGCGAACTCTGCCGATTCGGGCTCGGCCTGCGGCTCCCACGAGTAGAAGTCAAAGGGCGGCAGGGGGTCCTGGAACATCTTCTGGAGCGACTTTTCCGCGTGGCTTTCCACCCGCGCGGCGGGCGACAGCAGCACCTCCCCCACCTCGCAGTCCCCGGAGAAATCCAGCCGGAAGTGGCGCGCCGTGACCGCCGGGAAGGCGGCGATGACCGGCGCCAGGGGCACGGGGCCGACATTGACGTTGATATTGTGGCGGTCCACGGTGAACTTTTTCACGGGGCGGAATTCGCGCCCGTCATCCGACACCAGCAGTTCCGCGGACACATTGACGGCCTTCACGGGCCGGACGGTCACGCTGCGCGCGGTGAAGGGCTCCGCCATGTCGAAGGAGACGCTCCGGGGCGTGCGCGCCGTCTCCGCGGCGGCCACGCCGTCGCCCGCCGGGGCCGGGAAGGCCAGCACGGCGACATCCTGGAAGGGGCCCTCCGGCGCGGGCAGTTTTCCCTCGAAGTGTTGCGGTCCGCGCAGACGCGTTTCCGGCAGCATGACATGGCGCATCGCCTGCTCCGGCCTCACCCAGGGCCCGCCGGACTGGCTCCAGCCGGGGGAGTTGAACACGCCGATGTCAATGCCGAGCCGGCCGCCCTCGCGCACGGCGTGCTCGATGAAGGCCCACCACTCGTCCGACAGCGCCGGGGGGCCGTCCGTGGCCTCCATGCCGCTCTCTCCGCTGATGACGCCGATGTAGGCGCCGCCGATGCCGGCGTGCCGCATGGCCTCCAAGTCCCTGGTGACGCCCTCCTTCGAGATGTGGCCATCCATCCAGTACCAGTAGCAGCGCGGCTTTGTCGCCTCCGGCGGGTTTTGGAAACGCCGCTCCAGGTCGTCCGCCGCGGCGGCCAGGGAGAGCAGCGACATCATGAGGAGGAGGGCGGGCGCATGTTTCAACATCATGGAGACAGTGTCCTTTTGCTTAGACCACGGGAAAGTCTCATGGTACTGTTCGTCCCGCTGTTCAGTCAACAGACAGGCCGCCTTCAAAATGGGGTAAAGTCGGGGGAGCCAGCCTGCCGGAAGTGTGAGGCGCGTTCAACCCAAATGGGTTCTGGGTGGCCGGCGAGGCTCGACTGTCAATTCGTGCAGTGTCCGGCTGAAAATCAACAGGCACGGTCTCGACCGTTTACCTTCATGCCTCCCACAGGGGGCGCGCCATGAATGCCGCCGGTGCCGGAGGAGAACCGGGCCTCCTCACATTTTCAGGCCTTCCAAATTGGGCGTCAACCGGCGGTTGGCGGTCATCATTTCATCCCAGGTCATTCGGGTTTTTTTCGCCGCCGCATCACGGCCAAGAATTGAGGCCAGGGCGGCGTTGACGCTGGGCTCCACCGTTGTGTTTTCGCGATTCCCCGCCAGGATGTCATCATGGAACGTGGCGATGTTCCGTTTTGTGCCGCCCTCGTAAAGGTCCTTCACCTCGCCCCCCCAATCCCCGTTTCGTTGGTGCAGCAGCACCCTGCCATTGTAGCCCAATTCAAGATAACCGTCCCGGCAGTGGGCCGTGCAGCGCAAATCGAAATTGTTTGTCTTCCTGTGGTCCCCAAAATGGTTGAGAACCGCCCCGTTGGCGAACTCATAGGTGATCGCGTATGCGTCATGCGAATCGCCCTGGGGATCGCCGCGCACAGCCCGCGAGACGCCGACCGCGCTTGCGGGGTTCTCCCCAACCAGCCACAGGGCCTCGTCAATGATGTGAATGGCGGCGCAGACATGGTACCCGCCGCCCAGCGCGTTGTCATTTACCCAAATCAGCCGTTGCAGGCGGCTTTCTATCGTGCCTGTGAACTCCGGGTCCGAATAGCCGGTGTCTATCCAAAGCGAGCGCAGCATGCCGATCGGGCCGATTTCACCGTTCCTGACCTTTTCAATGCCCTGCGCAATCAGCGGGTTCGTCCTGATCTGGAAATCAACAAAGAAAACCGTCCCCCTGTCTTTGGCCTTTTGGGCGGCCTCCCGGACCCGCAAACAGCCGGGCACATCACAGGCAACCGGTTTGGCCATATAGACATGGCATCCGGCCTCCACCGCCGCCATGCCGTGCTCCGGGAAAAAACAGGGCGGCGTCTCCAGAAAAACGGCGTCAACCCCGCTTTCCAGAAGGCGCTTATACCCCATCAGCCCGCTAAAACACCGTGTTTTGGGAACCCCGAACCGCTCCCCCGCGGCAAGGGATACCTCCGGAAAATAATCCGCCAGGGACGTGATCTTGTAGCCCCCGTGCATCTGGAGGAATTGGGCTATCATGTCCCCCCTGCCCCCAAGACCGACCACGCCAACCTCAATTTTTGAATTTGCCGCCGTTTCCAGCGCCGCACTCCGCGTCATGATGTTAAACGCGGCGGAACCTGCCATGCCCCCAAGGAAACTCCGCCTTGTCAATTTGTCCACCAAGGTCCGCACTCCTTGTCATTCGAAACACCGCACGGCGCGCCGTCGGCAAGCAAAAAAAACGCTTTGGGAGTCTAGCACGTTCCCCGCATGGCCGCAAGACAGACGGCGCCTCCTCCCCCTTTTGTGCCGGCCCCGCCACATGCGCTACCATTCCCCGCATGGCCGAATTCATTCTCGAAATGAAGGACATCACAAAGCGGTTCCCCGGGGTGACCGCGCTGGACGGGGTGTGCCTCTCGGTGCGCCGGGGGGAGGTGCACGGGCTGGTGGGGGAGAACGGCGCGGGGAAGTCCACCCTGATGAAAATCCTCGCGGGCGCCCAGCCAATGGACTCGGGGGAGATTCTGGTGGACGGAACACCCGCGCGCATCCGCTCGCCGCAGGACGCGCAGTCGCACGGCATCAGCATGATCCACCAGGAGTTCAACCTGGTGCCGCGCCTGAGTGTGGCGGAGAACATTTTTCTGGGGCGGCTCCCGCGCTGGGGGCGCCTAGGCCGGGTGGACTGGCGGGTGCTGAACGCGGAGGCGGCCCAGGCGCTGGGCCGCATCGGCGTGGAGATGGACGTGCGGCGGCCCGTGGGCGAACTGAGCATCGCCCAGCGGCAGATGGTGGAGATAGCCAAGGCGCTCACGGTGAACGCGCAAATCCTGGTCATGGACGAGCCGTCGGCCACGCTGACAGACCACGAGCTGGAGGCGCTGTTCCGGCTGATCAGGCAGCTCCGGCGCGAGGACATCGCCGTCATCTACATCTCGCACCGTCTGGAGGAGCTGTTCAACATCGGCGACCGGGTGACCGTGATGCGCGACGGCGCGTGGATCGGCACGCATTTCCTGTGCGATCTGGACCGGGACGACATTATCCGCATGATGGTGGGCCGGGAACTGGCGGAGGAGTATCCCGTGAACCCGCGCCCGCGCGGCCCGGAGTGCCTGCGGGTGGAGGGGCTGACGCGGCGGGGAGCGTTCCGTGACGTGTCGTTCACGCTGCACGCGGGCGAGATTCTGGGGCTGACAGGGCTGGTGGGCTCGGGGCGCACGGAGGTGGCCCGGGCCGTTTTCGGGGCGGACCGCGCCCATGCGGGGCGGGTGCTGGTGGACGGCGCGCCGGTCCGCATCCGCTCGCCGAAGGACGCCATCGCGCGGGGCATCGCCCTGCTCACGGAGGACCGCAAAGGGCAGGGACTGGTATTGAACCAGACGGTCCGCGAAAACATCACCGCGTCAAACCTCAAGGCGCTGGGGCCGGGCCCCTTTCTGTGGCCCCGCCGGGAAAAAGCCGCCGCAACGCGGCTTTCCGCCGAGTTGCAGGTGAAA
This portion of the Candidatus Hydrogenedentota bacterium genome encodes:
- a CDS encoding glycoside hydrolase family 2 yields the protein MMLKHAPALLLMMSLLSLAAAADDLERRFQNPPEATKPRCYWYWMDGHISKEGVTRDLEAMRHAGIGGAYIGVISGESGMEATDGPPALSDEWWAFIEHAVREGGRLGIDIGVFNSPGWSQSGGPWVRPEQAMRHVMLPETRLRGPQHFEGKLPAPEGPFQDVAVLAFPAPAGDGVAAAETARTPRSVSFDMAEPFTARSVTVRPVKAVNVSAELLVSDDGREFRPVKKFTVDRHNINVNVGPVPLAPVIAAFPAVTARHFRLDFSGDCEVGEVLLSPAARVESHAEKSLQKMFQDPLPPFDFYSWEPQAEPESAEFAVDAGAVLDLGGMMREDGTLVWDVPEGDWLVLRAVMAPTGTKNAPSPPEATGLEVDKMSRAALKTHFDAYVGNLLDRMPPEERTALKYVVADSYEMGPQNWTDGFAERFQARYGYDPVKWLPALTGRVVGGTAQTDRFLWDLRRLVADMVSDEYVGGLSELCNAQGLKMWLENYGHWGFPGEFLQYGGACDEISGEFWVTGDLGTIELRDAASAAHIYGKPVVWAEAFTGGPAFANAPRDLKARGDWAFCEGINQFVLHVNIHQPWEDKKPGINAWFGTEFNRHNTWFNRMQPWVDYLRRSTVMLQSGLHVADVAYFIGEDAPKMAGERRPALPAGHDYDYINADVIEHRLEVRDGRFVLPDGMSYRLLVLPESKTMRPALLKKIKELAAAGGAVFGPAPERSPSLENYPACDAEVAGLAAELWGGGKVMSGDSLDAAFAQLGLTPDVVCPDGFLWKHRRDGDRDVYFLTNQTPEARSETISFRVDSRLPELWWPETGRIGEAPAFTLADGRVDVPIHFDMHGSVFVVFQKPAKESRTAAPAPAAETVLTQITGPWKVEFPGGKETFKELVSWHTHSDPAIKYFSGEAVYRTTFDLSGAGEGALLDLGEVHALAVVAVNGREVATLWKSPYRVDIGPALRPGKNELAVTVVNTWNNRLVGDAQRGAKNPTTFITTKSVKFNTPLQPSGLLGPVRLVRE
- a CDS encoding sugar ABC transporter ATP-binding protein translates to MAEFILEMKDITKRFPGVTALDGVCLSVRRGEVHGLVGENGAGKSTLMKILAGAQPMDSGEILVDGTPARIRSPQDAQSHGISMIHQEFNLVPRLSVAENIFLGRLPRWGRLGRVDWRVLNAEAAQALGRIGVEMDVRRPVGELSIAQRQMVEIAKALTVNAQILVMDEPSATLTDHELEALFRLIRQLRREDIAVIYISHRLEELFNIGDRVTVMRDGAWIGTHFLCDLDRDDIIRMMVGRELAEEYPVNPRPRGPECLRVEGLTRRGAFRDVSFTLHAGEILGLTGLVGSGRTEVARAVFGADRAHAGRVLVDGAPVRIRSPKDAIARGIALLTEDRKGQGLVLNQTVRENITASNLKALGPGPFLWPRREKAAATRLSAELQVKTPSIEQAARNLSGGNQQKVVLAKWLFTKARIFLFDEPTRGIDVGAKAEIYRLIDRLAAEGAGILVISSELPEILGVCDRILVMHEGRISGELPGKGATQEAIMRLATGHPATAAV
- a CDS encoding Gfo/Idh/MocA family oxidoreductase; translation: MIAQFLQMHGGYKITSLADYFPEVSLAAGERFGVPKTRCFSGLMGYKRLLESGVDAVFLETPPCFFPEHGMAAVEAGCHVYMAKPVACDVPGCLRVREAAQKAKDRGTVFFVDFQIRTNPLIAQGIEKVRNGEIGPIGMLRSLWIDTGYSDPEFTGTIESRLQRLIWVNDNALGGGYHVCAAIHIIDEALWLVGENPASAVGVSRAVRGDPQGDSHDAYAITYEFANGAVLNHFGDHRKTNNFDLRCTAHCRDGYLELGYNGRVLLHQRNGDWGGEVKDLYEGGTKRNIATFHDDILAGNRENTTVEPSVNAALASILGRDAAAKKTRMTWDEMMTANRRLTPNLEGLKM